AGGGTTGTTCACTAGACTGTTCCTTTGTTGTAATTCTATATTTTTGTCTCTAGAGGGCGCTATACTCTCACAGCTGTCCGAACTCGAAGCAAAACCAGCCCAGAAAGTTGTTAATACCTGTAAGTCACATACTTCTCAGTGTAACACGACAATGTCAATTGTGGTGTTCTTTAACTTTCCCCCATTTCATCTAAATGTGAGAGAGATCTAAAAATACTGTCTGTCCTTGTCAGTCTGCCACAGAATCAACAGCTTTTGAGTGATCTAAACATACTGTCTGTCCTTGTCAGTCTGCCACATAATCAACAGCTTTGGAGTGATCTAAACATACTGTCTGTCCTTGTCAGTCTGCCACAGAATCAACAGCTTTGGAGTGATCTAAAAATACTGTCTGTCCTTGTCAGTCTGCCACAGAATCAACAGCATTGGAGAGAAgacaaccacctcctcctcctcctcctacacctcctcctcctcctcccagtcaGAGTTGCGTGTGGTTCTGCTGGGTAGGTCAGGGTCAGGGAAGAGTGCAGCAGGTAATATCATACTGGGGCGGGAGGAGTTTGTGTCTCGACCAGACATTACCACAGCCGTCACTCAGGACTGTCAGAAGAGCAGGGCCCTCGTTGCCGGGAGACGGGTTAGTGATTGATTAATCGTTATTACAGCTTTATTGGGTTTCTATTTTCTTAAACATTGAATAATATGAGGTCTATTGACTTCTATTGAGGTCTATTGACTTCTATTGACTTCTATTGAGGTCTATTGACTTCTATTGAGGTCTATTGAGGTGTATTGCCTTCTATTGAGGTCTATTGACTTCTATTGAGGTCTATTGAGGTCTGCAGTTTGACCTGTTTCAAACTGAAACCCATCAAGTATTATGTCTAAGAATGTTATAGTGTTAATGACTGTAAACATTTTCACAGtaaatgtgggggggggggtcaagttgAACTTTTGCGTCAGTAAAATCAATATAGTAGTGACCTCAAATGACAAGCTACATGCCAGTAATTTCAGACCTCAACaaatcctcttctcctcttctttatcctccctctccctccaggtggCAGTGGTGGACACTCCAGACTGGTTCCGCTCCGAGCACCCTCCCGATGTGGTCCGTTCCCAGCTGTCGTCCTGTGTGGCCCTCTCGGCCCCTGGCCCCCACGCCTTCATCCTCTGTGTCCCCGTGGACCAACCAGCCCAGGCAGAGCTACAGGCTCTAGGGGCCCTAGAGAAAGTCTTTGGTCCCGGGGCGGTCCGGACCCACACCCTGGTCCTCTTCACTCACTCCGATCGGTTGAAGGAGAGCGGGAAAGTGGGAGTGGAAGGAGTAGAGAAGTATATCTCCAGCCAGAGGAGAGATTTGTTGGAGTTGGTTAAAAAATGTGGGGATCGGTAtcatgtgatggagagagggagcggaggagaagaggaggaggagaggaagaggaggagtgtgggGGAGTTATTGGAGAAGGTGGagcagacagtgagagagggaggaggagagtgttTCTCCTGTCCGCTCTTCCAGGAGGCGGAGGAtagggtgagacagagacaggaggagatagtgagggagaggaggggaagaggagaggaggtgaagagacAAGCGCTTCATTCCTACTCCATGCAGCccttgagagagacagaggaagatgtggatgaggaggagaacgagagaacgagagaggaggcGGAGAAGAGTGTGAGCGCCCTGGAATTGGAAAATCTTCCCTCGCTCTCGTCCTCTTCTGCATGGTATTCGTCGCTCCTTCGCTCGGTGTGGGAGAAGGTGGGGGCGGGAGCGAGTAAGGTCCCCAAGCTGACGGCTGGAGGTGCGCTGCTGGGTGGGGTGGTGGGCGTGTTCTTTGGAGGGCCCATAGGGGGAGCTATAGGGGCCACTGCTGGATCTGTGGCCACTGAGGTGGGGAGAAGGAGGTTTAGCCAGACAAAGAACTCAGCAGAAGAGACAGATGCCACAGGGAGAATAGAAGGAGAAATATTGGACAAGGTGTTGAAAACCGAGTGAGAGAGTCAGATCCACACACGTTGATATGGATGTACAGTACAGCATTTTATGAGAGATTAGAGGTTTCTACCTATGATATATATCCACAGGTGATTGCCTGTGACCGCGCAGACGTTGTATATATCTGTGATTATAAACTGGGTTGGTCGAGTCCTGAatgatgattggctgacagccgtggtatatcagacagtataccacgggtatgacaaacatTTCTTTTTACTGTACTAATTACGTtggaaaccagtttataatagcaataaggcacctcgggggtttgtgatatatggccaatataccatggctatatactaCGTTgcatcgtgcctaagaacagcccttagccgtggtatattttccatataccacaccccctcgggccttattgcttaaaaatAATGCTGGTAATATTGTATATCTGTGAACATAATGTTGGTAACATTGTACAACATATACTGATGTGTAAGTTGTTTTGCGGCAAATACCGGTTCTCATTGACTACTTCAATGTTTTGTTGTATTTCTTTTCCAGCTATTACAATTATGACTTTAATTATAACTCACATGTGCTACGTCATTATTATTCAAATTACATTCAACATGGTTTCTTTAAATGCTAAACTACTATTGTGCATATAGTTAATCCGTTTATTAATGCTAATAAAACACATTGCATGATAATATCATTCAGTTGGGTTTGAAGGCCTACAATATGTAAAGTTGGTCCTGCAAATATGTAATAAAAccagagaggggaggcagaggcaaGGGGGTATTATCTCCATGTCCCAGACTGCTTTGCCTCACCCTCCAGGCCTCTTGTATCAGTAGGACTGGATAGAGCAGGTCTAGGACACCAGCCCCTACCACACCAACcacctctcctctgtgtgatctGATCCTCAGGGGCCTCCGTAGTTCACcctacaagctctcacagtctcacgtcagaattagacgttcatccatgtttctcaaatgtcaaatttgaGGTTGAGTTTAGGCGTTAACTccaaattcttaaggttaggcattcatCCTGAATGGTTCATGCAACGATTAAGGTTTGgcataggcttaaaacaaaatatcaaaaacaactttatatcactggattcgaacatgcaacctttgacCCTTTGGAACCACAGGCAGATGCTTATGCTCATCTACAATGCCCTAGAAAAGCCAAAACCTACTTTACGGTAACAGCTGTTGGGCGGCACGGAGGGAGCCAGGGCC
This sequence is a window from Oncorhynchus clarkii lewisi isolate Uvic-CL-2024 unplaced genomic scaffold, UVic_Ocla_1.0 unplaced_contig_4449_pilon_pilon, whole genome shotgun sequence. Protein-coding genes within it:
- the LOC139402018 gene encoding uncharacterized protein isoform X1, giving the protein MENWKEEMEKIKKERDEIMKSRKEKEEMERKIEEEWEKRRKDEMEKRRGRERELKEKVEEQARGRERELKEKVEEQARGRERELKEKLEEQARGRERELKEKVEEQARGRERELKEKVEEQARGRERELKEKVEEQARGRLRELKEKVEEQARERERELKEKLEDQARERERELESRHVTNTETRRYWGNRKREVTPNSAIERRREEEREEIKRRREEMERKREEEIERRRREEGEDMEEKVTVKPLVNCLQSTPTQQQQPKKPQNGGPALFTRIPSFHLTEEGAILSQLSELEAKPAQKVVNTFCHRINSIGEKTTTSSSSSYTSSSSSQSELRVVLLGRSGSGKSAAGNIILGREEFVSRPDITTAVTQDCQKSRALVAGRRVAVVDTPDWFRSEHPPDVVRSQLSSCVALSAPGPHAFILCVPVDQPAQAELQALGALEKVFGPGAVRTHTLVLFTHSDRLKESGKVGVEGVEKYISSQRRDLLELVKKCGDRYHVMERGSGGEEEEERKRRSVGELLEKVEQTVREGGGECFSCPLFQEAEDRVRQRQEEIVRERRGRGEEVKRQALHSYSMQPLRETEEDVDEEENERTREEAEKSVSALELENLPSLSSSSAWYSSLLRSVWEKVGAGASKVPKLTAGGALLGGVVGVFFGGPIGGAIGATAGSVATEVGRRRFSQTKNSAEETDATGRIEGEILDKVLKTE
- the LOC139402018 gene encoding uncharacterized protein isoform X2, giving the protein MENWKEEMEKIKKERDEIMKSRKEKEEMERKIEEEWEKRRKDEMEKRRGRERELKEKVEEQARGRERELKEKVEEQARGRERELKEKLEEQARGRERELKEKVEEQARGRERELKEKVEEQARGRERELKEKVEEQARGRLRELKEKVEEQARERERELKEKLEDQARERERELESRHVTNTETRRYWGNRKREVTPNSAIERRREEEREEIKRRREEMERKREEEIERRRREEGEDMEEKVTVKPLVNCLQSTPTQQQQPKKPQNGGPALFTRIPSFHLTEVCHRINSIGEKTTTSSSSSYTSSSSSQSELRVVLLGRSGSGKSAAGNIILGREEFVSRPDITTAVTQDCQKSRALVAGRRVAVVDTPDWFRSEHPPDVVRSQLSSCVALSAPGPHAFILCVPVDQPAQAELQALGALEKVFGPGAVRTHTLVLFTHSDRLKESGKVGVEGVEKYISSQRRDLLELVKKCGDRYHVMERGSGGEEEEERKRRSVGELLEKVEQTVREGGGECFSCPLFQEAEDRVRQRQEEIVRERRGRGEEVKRQALHSYSMQPLRETEEDVDEEENERTREEAEKSVSALELENLPSLSSSSAWYSSLLRSVWEKVGAGASKVPKLTAGGALLGGVVGVFFGGPIGGAIGATAGSVATEVGRRRFSQTKNSAEETDATGRIEGEILDKVLKTE